The region AGGCTGGCAAGGCTAAAATATAAACTTCAGGATGCCCAAAGAACCAGAAAATGTGTTGGAATAATACAGGGTCCCCTCCACCAGCTGCACTAAAAAAACTCGTTCCGAAGTATTTGTCTGTGAGAAGCATTGTTACTGCTCCTGCTAAAACTGGTAATGAAGCAATTAATAAAAATGAAGTAATAACCCAAGTCCAAACAAATAATGGCATTTGCATCAATGACATACCTGGTGCTCTCATATTGAACACTGTCGCAATAATGTTAATTGCACCCATTATTGATGATATCCCTAAAAAATGGACAGCAAATATCAGAAACGGGAATGCATCTCCTGTTTGAAGAACCAGGGGCGGATACATCGTCCATCCCCCTGCAGGCCCACCACCTTGCATAAATATTGTGCTTAAAAGCAAAGCAAAAGCAAATGGGAGTATCCAAAAACTCATATTATTCATTCTAGGTAAAGCCATATCTGGCGCACCAATCATTAGCGGTATCATCCAATTTGCAAGACCTACACCTGCTGGCATAACTGCACCAAATATCATTACTAATGCATGAATGGTCACCATAGAGTTATAAAATTGAGGGTCTACAAATTGTAAGCCTGGTTGAAACAACTCAGCACGAATAATCATGGCCATAGCACCGCCAACAAAAAACATTGTCAGGGCAAATATCAAATATAACGTACCAATATCTTTGTGGTTAGTAGAGAAAAACCAACGTTTCAATCCGGTTGGCTTGTGATCATGATCATGATGTGTGTCTTTTGCTAATGTGCTCATAATTGCTTCCTAAATTAAAATTTTAAATATTATTTTGTTTGATTCTTTCTTGCTTCAGCTACTTCTTTTGGTTGTATAAGGTCACCCGTATTATTTCCCCAAGCATTTCTCTCGTATGTGGTTACTGTCGCTATTTCAACGTCAGAGAGTTGGTCACCAAATTTTGGCATCAGATTTTTACCATAAATAATTCTATATAAGTGCTCAAGTGTATTTTCTTTTTTCAATGCAATTTCACTTCCAGCCAGAGCAGGGAATGCACCAGGGACACCTTCACCATTTGCTTGGTGGCACATTAGACATTGTTTTTTATAAACTTTCTCTCCCTCAGCCATTGACTCATCCATTGTCAAAGTTTTATTTTGTGACTCTAATGCAGCCAATTTTAATGCCTTTCTATCATCTATCCATGCTTCGTAATCTTCCATTGAAACAGCCTTAACAACAATCGGCATATATCCATGTCCTTTACCACATATTTCAGTACAATTTCCTCGATAAGTTCCAGGCTCCTCGATTATTGCCCAATTGTCGTTTATGAACCCGGGTATTGCATCTCGCTTCCAACCCAGCTCAGGAACCCACCAAGCATGAATTACATCCTCAGCAGTTGTTAATATTCTTAATTTTGTATTAATTGGAACAACAAGAGGCTCATCTACATCTAGAAGATAGTTTTCATATTCCATCGGATTTTGTCCAGAATCTCTTTGAGCAACTTCTTGGCTTTTAGGATCAAGTGAACTATATAAAGTAATATCTTCATCCAAGTAATCATATTTCCATTTCCATTGAATGCCTGTAGCTTTAATGGTTATTTTTGCTTCGGAAGTATCATCCATTTTAATAAGTAATTTTGTTGCAGGAATAGCCAGTGCAATAATTATTGCAGTAGGAACTATTGTCCATATAATTTCAACAGTTGTGCTGTGGGAAAATTTAGAAGCCTTAGCTCCCTTAGATTTTCTATGATGAAATATTGACCAGAACATAACACCAAATACTAAGATACCAATTATAGTTACCACCCAAAGTGTAAGCATATGCATATCATAAATTTCTTTACTGATGGGAGTCACTCCCTGAGTCATGTTAAGACCCCAGTCAGCTAATGCTGTGAGTGGAGTAAATAGTATAAGGGCAAGAAACTTTTGATAAATTGATTTCAATTTGAATTACCTTTAATTAAGTTATTTAGTTTATTAAATTTCATTACAAAGAACTCTTGTTAGTGACTCAACAAAGCCATTAAAATTCCAACAAATAGATTCACTCGAGAATATTAACTCAGATTTTTTCTGATATTGTTAATAAATTGTAACAATTTTATCAGCAAAAAAAAAGTATTTCAATTACTCAAATACAATTTTTTAAAATCTTTTTAATAAATTAAACAATTTTTTCCTATTCTCTTCATTTACTTTTGCTCCAATATAGGTTTTTTTTCCCGACTTTGATATATATATCTCTGAATGTTTCAGATTGGTTGGAGGATTAAAAGAAAATTTTGACCACTCTTTAATAAATTTTACATTAGAGATTTTTTTTCCTTGAACAAAAGAAATTTCTATTTCAGTCGGGCCTATAATAATCTTTTCATAGAACGTGCTCTTCAAAGCAGTTATATATAGGGCATATCCTAAAAATATCGTTTCAACCCCATAAAATGGAATTGCTAAATAAAGATTTATATAACTTAAAATAATTGCGATGATTAGGATTAAAATAACAAAACAAAGATATATTTTTTTTATTAATGACCATGACATTGCTGGATTAGGCCGAACAATAATCTCATGCGTCTCTGGTTTAATTAACTTATGTTCAATCATGATTAAATTTTTAATATTTATTGGTGCCGAGAGAGAGAATCGAACTCTCACGCTGTTGCCAGCGCGGGATTTTGAATCCCGTGCGTCTACCAGTTCCGCCATCCCGGCTGAAATAAGCCGTAAGTATATCAACCAATGACGCTTATGGAAATCGATGATTTTGATTATGAACTCCCAACAAACTTAATTGCTCAGCAACCTCCAAAAGTCCGTGGTGACAGCAAATTATTGATTGTAAATCCAAACAAAACTAGCCTACTAGATAGTCATTGTAAAAATTTTTATGACTACTTATCTCCCAAAGATCTATTAATTTTTAATGATACCAAAGTAATTAAGGCAAGATTATTTGGAGAAAAAGCCACGGGGGGAAAGGTTGAGCTTTTAATAGAAAATATCATAGACCCTAATCATGCACTTACAATGATTAAAACTTCAAAAAAAATACACATTGGGCTCAAAATATTTATTTCTAAATCAATTTTTTTAGAAGTAACAAAACTAGATGAAAAATTATTCCGTGTTAAATTATTTGGATCTAATTTTACAAGGTTGCTTGAAGAATTTGGTCATGTCCCACTACCTCCATATATCAATAGGAAAGATCAAGCAGAAGACTTAGAAAGATACCAAACTACGTTTGCTAAAAATTTAGGTGCAGTAGCAGCTCCAACGGCTGGCCTCCACTTTACAGAAAATGATTTCATAAGATTTAAACAACATAAAATTAGCTATAACTTTTTAACATTGCATGTAGGGTCTGGGACATTCCAACCTGTCAAAACCAAAAATATTTCTGATCACCAAATGCACTTTGAATATTTTAATATCACTGAACAGCTAAAAGATCAAATTCTAAATACTAAAAAGGAAGGTGGTCGTATTATTGCGATTGGAACAACTTGCATGCGGGCGCTTGAAGCATCATTTATGGATAATGAAATTAAAACTGGTAATCAAAAGACTAATATATTTATAACACCTGGATATAAATTTAATATTGTTGATGGTTTATTCACTAACTTTCACCTTCCAAAAAGTACACTTCTTATGTTAGTGTCTGCTTTTGCTGGATATGAATTTACAAAAG is a window of Methylophilales bacterium DNA encoding:
- the coxB gene encoding cytochrome c oxidase subunit II, producing MKSIYQKFLALILFTPLTALADWGLNMTQGVTPISKEIYDMHMLTLWVVTIIGILVFGVMFWSIFHHRKSKGAKASKFSHSTTVEIIWTIVPTAIIIALAIPATKLLIKMDDTSEAKITIKATGIQWKWKYDYLDEDITLYSSLDPKSQEVAQRDSGQNPMEYENYLLDVDEPLVVPINTKLRILTTAEDVIHAWWVPELGWKRDAIPGFINDNWAIIEEPGTYRGNCTEICGKGHGYMPIVVKAVSMEDYEAWIDDRKALKLAALESQNKTLTMDESMAEGEKVYKKQCLMCHQANGEGVPGAFPALAGSEIALKKENTLEHLYRIIYGKNLMPKFGDQLSDVEIATVTTYERNAWGNNTGDLIQPKEVAEARKNQTK
- a CDS encoding DUF2244 domain-containing protein, which gives rise to MIEHKLIKPETHEIIVRPNPAMSWSLIKKIYLCFVILILIIAIILSYINLYLAIPFYGVETIFLGYALYITALKSTFYEKIIIGPTEIEISFVQGKKISNVKFIKEWSKFSFNPPTNLKHSEIYISKSGKKTYIGAKVNEENRKKLFNLLKRF
- the queA gene encoding tRNA preQ1(34) S-adenosylmethionine ribosyltransferase-isomerase QueA, translating into MEIDDFDYELPTNLIAQQPPKVRGDSKLLIVNPNKTSLLDSHCKNFYDYLSPKDLLIFNDTKVIKARLFGEKATGGKVELLIENIIDPNHALTMIKTSKKIHIGLKIFISKSIFLEVTKLDEKLFRVKLFGSNFTRLLEEFGHVPLPPYINRKDQAEDLERYQTTFAKNLGAVAAPTAGLHFTENDFIRFKQHKISYNFLTLHVGSGTFQPVKTKNISDHQMHFEYFNITEQLKDQILNTKKEGGRIIAIGTTCMRALEASFMDNEIKTGNQKTNIFITPGYKFNIVDGLFTNFHLPKSTLLMLVSAFAGYEFTKEIYTHAISKKYRFFSYGDAIFIEQKMLKEDLHNN